In a single window of the Nicotiana tomentosiformis chromosome 8, ASM39032v3, whole genome shotgun sequence genome:
- the LOC138897879 gene encoding uncharacterized protein has protein sequence MAQDLEGQVRGLPKITELRQLDEDEALSSLVEPSASGQSGATKKEEKKKKKRKSSGSPDVEVKKKRVVVRVRKSNKKSTKARVTDPDSLFRLRDYLEDDDLEFITHGSTIDGGDQEEIREIGQEIDHPLAREPEGESETASVLHHESFLWSCLEISQLEFELKEQARKKDMYMALSEQQDESLKDLPTLRAELEKVQEKINLIEQLWAEMDKVKGTAEALRGRMDLLASKKEATKEELSSVKDQLRVAKDKADKWSRLNDELRAQMNSAVTEQDALGQEYTALKSKLKATLIVSSEVEEMLA, from the exons ATGGCGCAAGATCTCGAAGGGCAAGTGAGAG GTTTGCCCAAGATCACCGAGCTTAGGCAGTTGGATGAGGATGAGGCCCTATCCTCGCTCGTTGAACCCTCCGCTTCAGGACAGTCCGGAGCCACcaaaaaagaggagaaaaagaagaaaaagaggaaaTCCTCGGGTTCCCCGGATGTCGAGGTAAAGAAGAAGAGGGTTGTTGTCCGAGTCCGGAAAAGTAACAAGAAGAGCACCAAAGCCAGGGTAACAGACCCCGATTCCCTCTTCCGGCTCAGGGATTACCTAGAGGATGACGATCTTGAGTTCATTACTCATGGGTCGACCATCGACGGGGGAGACCAGGAGGAAATAAGAGAAATTGGCCAAGAGATTGATCACCCTCTTGCTCGGGAACCTGAAGGAGAATCGGAGACC GCttcggtgcttcatcatgaaagcTTCCTTTGGTCCTGCTTGGAAATTagccagctcgagttcgagctcaaagagCAGGCCCGAAAGAAGGATATGTACATGGCTCTCAGTGAACAACAGGACGAGTCTCTTAAGGATCTCCCAACTCTACGGGCCGAGCTGGAAAAG GTCCAAGAGAAGATAAACTTGATTGAACAACTTTGGGCCGAGATGGATAAGGTCAAAGGCACGGCCGAGGCGTTGAGGGGCAGGATGGACCTGCTGGCTTCGAAAAAAGAGGCTACAAAAGAGGAGCTGTCATCAGTTAAGGACCAACTTCGGGTGGCAAAAGATAAGGCCGACAAGTGGTCACGGCTAAATGATGAACTCCGGGCACAGATGAACTCAGCCGTCACGGAACAGGATGCCCTCGGCCAGGAATACACCGCGCTTAAGTCCAAATTGAAGGCAACTTTGATTGTTTCCTCCGAAGTCGAGGAAATGCTTGCCTAG